A single genomic interval of Numenius arquata chromosome 14, bNumArq3.hap1.1, whole genome shotgun sequence harbors:
- the AMZ1 gene encoding archaemetzincin-1 isoform X1 encodes MLQCKHAQEFSFGPRALKDALISTNPALQELYAKAFSRAEKLFLSEAYNPQRTLFCTLLIRTAFDWLLSHPDAPEDFETFYHAMMRRKQNFYRKHIYLQPIDLIEGPAGLSLLDSLQSCVESFFLGLRVKCLPSIPISSIHCCYRHSRDTDRVQLHADGILNFLKNNKPMDALCVLGLTLLDLYPCETWSFTFSKFLPGQEVGVCSFARFSGDFPQAGCSTLNPLTQKEQLSEVSKESRERTLPFSAQEMVQCCKVTCHEICHLMGLGTCRWLQCIMQGALSLDEALLRPLEPCPICLRKLQHVVGFKLVERYRKLYAWTQTVLSTWPRKESADLSSSEDILPYSSDSGMCCENDSEAVTSLSEPLTPDTCSQALSIGQELEQDEHSCSLVEAQSQPQLPGPTKSTDFIKDYELWLETCIAALERNVSEEELAQVDKTVDALAKWEMFTGQLPAMKKDLPFAKDNTGLRKVLGDKFSSLRRKLSSRKLSKGDLSPHRWRWEEN; translated from the exons ATGCTGCAGTGCAAACACGCTCAGGAATTCAGCTTCGGGCCTCGGGCTCTGAAGGACGCGCTGATCTCCACCAACCCAGCCCTGCAGGAGCTCTACGCCAAAGCTTTCTCCAGGGCAGAGAAGCTGTTCCTCTCCGAAGCCTACAACCCGCAGAGAACGCTCTTCTGCACGCTGCTCATCCGGACGGCTTTCGACTGGCTCCTCAGCCATCCCGATGCCCCCGAGGACTTTGAGACGTTCTACCATGCCATGATGAGGAGGAAGCAGAACTTCTATCGAAAGCACATTTACCTCCAACCTATAG ACTTGATCGAAGGGCCCGCCGGGCTCTCGCTGCTGGATTCCCTCCAGAGCTGCGTCGAGTCTTTCTTCCTGGGTCTCCGCGTGAAGTgccttccctccatccccatctcttccATTCACTGCTGCTACCGCCACAGCCGGGACACGGACAGGGTGCAGCTTCACGCAG ATGGGATCCTGAATTTCCTGAAGAACAACAAGCCCATGGATGCCCTGTGTGTTCTTGGACTCACTCTACTGGACCTTTACCCATGTGAGACCTGGAGCTTCACGTTCAGCAAATTCCTGCCAGGACAAG AAGTGGGAGTCTGCAGCTTCGCCAGATTTTCCGGGGATTTCCCCCAGGCTGGATGTAGCACCTTGAATCCACTCACGCagaaggagcagttaagtgaagtcagcaaggagagcagagagCGGACACTGCCCTTCAGTGCCCAAGAGATGGTCCAGTGTTGTAAG GTGACCTGTCACGAGATCTGCCACCTGATGGGGCTGGGGACCTGCCGCTGGCTGCAGTGCATCATGCAGGGCGCCCTGAGCCTGGACGAAGCCCTGCTGCGGCCCCTGGAGCCCTGTCCCATCTGCCTTCGGAAGCTGCAGCACGTCGTGGGCTTCAAGCTGGTCGAGCGCTACAGG AAACTCTACGCTTGGACACAGACCGTGTTGTCCACGTGGCCAAGGAAAGAGTCAGCAGACCTGTCCTCCTCGGAGGACATCCTTCCCTACAGCTCGGACTCGGGGATGTGCTGCGAGAACGACTCTGAGGCGGTGACCTCCTTGTCCGAGCCGCTGACACCGGACACGTGCAGCCAGGCCCTCTCCATCGGCCAGGAGCTGGAACAGGACGAGCACTCGTGTTCGTTGGTGGAAGCACAgagccagccccagctccccgggCCCACCAAGTCCACAGACTTCATCAAAGACTACGAACTGTGGTTGGAGACCTGCATCGCTGCCCTGGAGAGGAACGTCTCCGAGGAGGAGCTGGCTCAAGTAGACAAGACTGTGGACGCCCTGGCCAAGTGGGAAATGTTTACAGGACAACTGCCTGCTATGAAGAAGGACCTACCCTTTGCTAAGGACAACACCGGGCTACGGAAAGTTCTCGGAGACAAATTTTCCTCCTTGCGGAGGAAACTGAGTTCCAGAAAACTGTCCAAAGGGGATTTGTCCCCTCATCGTTGGCGGTGGGAGGAGAACTAG
- the AMZ1 gene encoding archaemetzincin-1 isoform X2 codes for MLQCKHAQEFSFGPRALKDALISTNPALQELYAKAFSRAEKLFLSEAYNPQRTLFCTLLIRTAFDWLLSHPDAPEDFETFYHAMMRRKQNFYRKHIYLQPIDLIEGPAGLSLLDSLQSCVESFFLGLRVKCLPSIPISSIHCCYRHSRDTDRVQLHADGILNFLKNNKPMDALCVLGLTLLDLYPCETWSFTFSKFLPGQEVGVCSFARFSGDFPQAGCSTLNPLTQKEQLSEVSKESRERTLPFSAQEMVQCCKGALSLDEALLRPLEPCPICLRKLQHVVGFKLVERYRKLYAWTQTVLSTWPRKESADLSSSEDILPYSSDSGMCCENDSEAVTSLSEPLTPDTCSQALSIGQELEQDEHSCSLVEAQSQPQLPGPTKSTDFIKDYELWLETCIAALERNVSEEELAQVDKTVDALAKWEMFTGQLPAMKKDLPFAKDNTGLRKVLGDKFSSLRRKLSSRKLSKGDLSPHRWRWEEN; via the exons ATGCTGCAGTGCAAACACGCTCAGGAATTCAGCTTCGGGCCTCGGGCTCTGAAGGACGCGCTGATCTCCACCAACCCAGCCCTGCAGGAGCTCTACGCCAAAGCTTTCTCCAGGGCAGAGAAGCTGTTCCTCTCCGAAGCCTACAACCCGCAGAGAACGCTCTTCTGCACGCTGCTCATCCGGACGGCTTTCGACTGGCTCCTCAGCCATCCCGATGCCCCCGAGGACTTTGAGACGTTCTACCATGCCATGATGAGGAGGAAGCAGAACTTCTATCGAAAGCACATTTACCTCCAACCTATAG ACTTGATCGAAGGGCCCGCCGGGCTCTCGCTGCTGGATTCCCTCCAGAGCTGCGTCGAGTCTTTCTTCCTGGGTCTCCGCGTGAAGTgccttccctccatccccatctcttccATTCACTGCTGCTACCGCCACAGCCGGGACACGGACAGGGTGCAGCTTCACGCAG ATGGGATCCTGAATTTCCTGAAGAACAACAAGCCCATGGATGCCCTGTGTGTTCTTGGACTCACTCTACTGGACCTTTACCCATGTGAGACCTGGAGCTTCACGTTCAGCAAATTCCTGCCAGGACAAG AAGTGGGAGTCTGCAGCTTCGCCAGATTTTCCGGGGATTTCCCCCAGGCTGGATGTAGCACCTTGAATCCACTCACGCagaaggagcagttaagtgaagtcagcaaggagagcagagagCGGACACTGCCCTTCAGTGCCCAAGAGATGGTCCAGTGTTGTAAG GGCGCCCTGAGCCTGGACGAAGCCCTGCTGCGGCCCCTGGAGCCCTGTCCCATCTGCCTTCGGAAGCTGCAGCACGTCGTGGGCTTCAAGCTGGTCGAGCGCTACAGG AAACTCTACGCTTGGACACAGACCGTGTTGTCCACGTGGCCAAGGAAAGAGTCAGCAGACCTGTCCTCCTCGGAGGACATCCTTCCCTACAGCTCGGACTCGGGGATGTGCTGCGAGAACGACTCTGAGGCGGTGACCTCCTTGTCCGAGCCGCTGACACCGGACACGTGCAGCCAGGCCCTCTCCATCGGCCAGGAGCTGGAACAGGACGAGCACTCGTGTTCGTTGGTGGAAGCACAgagccagccccagctccccgggCCCACCAAGTCCACAGACTTCATCAAAGACTACGAACTGTGGTTGGAGACCTGCATCGCTGCCCTGGAGAGGAACGTCTCCGAGGAGGAGCTGGCTCAAGTAGACAAGACTGTGGACGCCCTGGCCAAGTGGGAAATGTTTACAGGACAACTGCCTGCTATGAAGAAGGACCTACCCTTTGCTAAGGACAACACCGGGCTACGGAAAGTTCTCGGAGACAAATTTTCCTCCTTGCGGAGGAAACTGAGTTCCAGAAAACTGTCCAAAGGGGATTTGTCCCCTCATCGTTGGCGGTGGGAGGAGAACTAG